The region GTCATCCCAAAGCCTTATTCCTAATTCTTCTGCATCTGATTTTTGTATAAAATATTCAAGCTTAGGAATAATATCTCTATTGACAAAAGTAACATCTGACTGTGTTATAACTCTAAAATTAGTAATCAGAAATCCTATGCTATGTCTTTTTCCAACTAAGGGAATTTTAGCATGTACTCCTATGAATGCAAAAATAGATTCATCAGAGAGTACATCAATAGATGCTAGCATTTGTTGTTTAGCTATTTCCATTATCTCTGCATTATCTTCCCATTCAGGATGCTTTATGTTGTCAGCCATTAATACCTGTTGAACAGATAATGAAGCAGTATTTAAATAGTCTTCTAATATTTTATTAATTTCTAACATAGATTTATTTTAACTATAAATATAGTTATATTTTATTCACAATATAGTTATTTTAAAAAATTTACAAATTATAAACAAAAAAACAATGACTATAAAAAACACACTTATAATTCTTAAATACTATCTTTACATAAGATCTTAAGCAGATAAAGATGGATTATTTAAAAGAAGGAGAACACTTCGGAGAGCGTAAAAAACAGGTAATCGTAAAAGATGTTATCCTAAGTAAAGCGAATGCTACTGCTGATGCACATATACCATGGCATTATCATAAGCACGCTTATTTCTTATATAATCTAAATGGTCATCTTAATGAGGTTACTAAAAAGGGGGCATTAGAACTAACTCCTAAAAGCTTACTATACCACAATAGTCAAGAGCCACATTACAATAAAGATATACAGAAAGATTTTGACTTTCTACATGTGGAAATCCCAACAGAATGGTTCTTGAAATATGATCTATCATCTAGTATTATAGAGGGAAACTTTCTCTTAAAAGATCCTAGTCTTCAGACTATATTTAACAAGATACACGTAGAGTCTCAACTGGCAGACAAGGCGACTAATCTAGCTGTAGATGGGCTTTTACTACAGACTTTTGCACAAATAACTAGGCTAAATACCACTACAGAGAAATCTGACACCCCATTGTGGGTAAAAAAGCTAAAAGAAATCATACGAGAAGAACGATGGGAACTACTTTCGTTAAATTATCTTGCTACAGAATTGCAATTGCATCCTGTATATCTATCTAGAAAATTCCCTCAATATTTTAATATGAGTTTTGGAGAATTCTTAAGAGAACAAAAACTAAATAAAGCTCTTGACTTATTGCTATACACCTCTATGAGTCAAGCAGAAATAGCTTATCAATGTGATTTCTCTGATGAAAGTCATTTTATACGCATATTTAAATTAAAATATGGTGTAACTCCTGCTATATTTAAAAATCAACACAAAGGTTAAATATTTTCTATTAAGTTTAGAACATTCTATTTTTATAGTTATTTCTACTGTAATTTTGTATATCAATTAATACGAAGTGACTATGTACAGTTTTAAAAATGATTATGCTGAAGGCATGCATCCTAATATATTAAATAGAGTAATAGAAACTAATCTAATCCAACAAGCGGGATATGGTGAAGACGAATATTCTCTAAAAGCTAAAGAATTAATCCAAACTAAAATAGAGAATCCTAAGGCACAGATATACTTCGTGTCTGGAGGAACTCAAGCTAATTTATTAGTTATTTCTTCTATTCTACGTACACACCAAGCAGTTATAGCACCTCAGACCGGACATATATTTGCGAATGAGACAGGGGCTATAGAAGCTACAGGACATAAAGTAATCCCAGTAGCCACTGCTAATGGCAAGCTAACAGCTCACGATATAGAACGCACAGCAGGTGAATATGGATTAAGACCTCATGTGGTAGAGCCTAAGATGGTATATATTTCTAACTCTACAGAGCTGGGCACTATCTATACTAAAGAAGAACTAACTGCTATCTCTTCTACTTGTAAGCAGTTAGGATTATACCTTTTTATAGATGGGGCTAGATTAGGACATGCATTGACAGCTGATAATAATGACCTTACACTAAAGGATGTAGCAGATTTAACAGATGTGTTCTACATAGGAGCAACTAAAAATGGAGGATTATTAGGTGAAGCCATTGTATTTAATAATAATGAATTAGCTACTTATTTTGATTATAATCTAAAACAAAAAGGTGCTTTACTAGCCAAAGGAAGACTACTAGGATTACAATTTGAGGCTTTGTTCACGGATAATCTATATTTTGACTTAGCGAGTCATGCAAATAGAATGGCTACCAAATTAACAGAAGCATTTAAAGCAAAAGGATTTCATTTCTTAGGTGATTCTACTACGAATCAGTTATTCCCTATTCTTCCCTTAACTCTGATAGAAAAGTTAAATAAAGACTATGATTTCTATATATGGAAATCAATAGACCAAGAATATGCCGCTATTAGGCTTATTACTTCATGGGCAACACATGAAAAAATTGTTGATGAATTTATTGACAAGATAGAATAGAAAAAGCTCCTTAGTGGAGCTTTTTCTATTCTATCTTAAGGTTTATAGATATTCATGGCTTCATTATATATCGGACTATCTATATGTAAGAAGTTTAAAACACTGTGAAATACATGCTGCTGTGACAAATCTTTATTTGGCTTAAGAGTTCTTGAGTCTTTTGACACCCAAACAATAAAAGGTATCTCATATTGTTCTTTCGGAGCAAAGCTCATTGGGACACCGTGCATATATAGATTTTTCTCTCCTAAAGATTCACCATGATCTGAGACAAAGAGCATTGTACTTTTATAATCACTCAACTGTTTTAAATCCTCTATAACTTTGTTAAGAATATAATCTGTATAAACAATGGTATTGTCATAAGCATTCATTAGCTCTTCTTTACTACAGTTTGCTAATTCCACACTATTACATACAGGGCTAAACACCTCAAATTGACTAGGGTATTTCTTGTTATAAGTAGGACCATGACTTGTGCTAGTATGTAAGATTACTAAGACTTTATTCTTTTTACTACCTTGTATTTCTTCTTTTAACCCTGCTAGTAATACTTCATCATATTCTGTATATTCTCCTTTTACTTTTTGCTTAAGAATATCTCTATCTTGATATTTTTCAATATGTACAGGTGGTTCTCCCCAGTTCGTTGTTCTCCAGATTACTTCTACATCATTGCGATATAGATAATTTGGCAATATCTCGTATAAGTCATTAGTTGGCTCATGCTCTAAGATGCACTTCACTCCTGCTGTCGTATAGGTAGCACATGAAGTAGCATCGAAGTGATACAGATTCTCTACTTTAGATAGTAATGGGTTTGTATTTTTAGAATACCCATATAAGGAGAAATTCTCCTTTCTGGCAGATTCTCCGATTACCAATACAACTACTGACTTCTCTTTATCTCTAATCTTGGCATCAGGTAATAAAATCTCCTTTTTATTCTTCTGTGCGGCGTGTATAAAATACAAGGAAGTATTCACACTATAAGACCACGGCATTGCCAATCCACCTAATTGCTTAGAGTATTTATCTATCCATAGCCAGTTACTTGAGTTAGCAAAGGCTAGTATTGACATAAATACTAAGGTAAGTGAACTTACAGAGCCAAATCTCTTTAAGCTCTCAGGAACTAATTTTACCTTGTAAATATAAATACTAGGCA is a window of Myroides oncorhynchi DNA encoding:
- a CDS encoding helix-turn-helix domain-containing protein codes for the protein MDYLKEGEHFGERKKQVIVKDVILSKANATADAHIPWHYHKHAYFLYNLNGHLNEVTKKGALELTPKSLLYHNSQEPHYNKDIQKDFDFLHVEIPTEWFLKYDLSSSIIEGNFLLKDPSLQTIFNKIHVESQLADKATNLAVDGLLLQTFAQITRLNTTTEKSDTPLWVKKLKEIIREERWELLSLNYLATELQLHPVYLSRKFPQYFNMSFGEFLREQKLNKALDLLLYTSMSQAEIAYQCDFSDESHFIRIFKLKYGVTPAIFKNQHKG
- a CDS encoding threonine aldolase family protein, with the translated sequence MYSFKNDYAEGMHPNILNRVIETNLIQQAGYGEDEYSLKAKELIQTKIENPKAQIYFVSGGTQANLLVISSILRTHQAVIAPQTGHIFANETGAIEATGHKVIPVATANGKLTAHDIERTAGEYGLRPHVVEPKMVYISNSTELGTIYTKEELTAISSTCKQLGLYLFIDGARLGHALTADNNDLTLKDVADLTDVFYIGATKNGGLLGEAIVFNNNELATYFDYNLKQKGALLAKGRLLGLQFEALFTDNLYFDLASHANRMATKLTEAFKAKGFHFLGDSTTNQLFPILPLTLIEKLNKDYDFYIWKSIDQEYAAIRLITSWATHEKIVDEFIDKIE
- the eptA gene encoding phosphoethanolamine--lipid A transferase EptA; this translates as MLKKQIRTSYFALVMSVLLLLLCHYSFYRFVFENIEYISLNGILLIVSLIILMVAANFFAIYLFTSIHRYLGKFLLILSFIINSIAVYFVNTYNAIVDESMISNVFNTNFEESSSFFSIKLVVYFIIIGVLPSIYIYKVKLVPESLKRFGSVSSLTLVFMSILAFANSSNWLWIDKYSKQLGGLAMPWSYSVNTSLYFIHAAQKNKKEILLPDAKIRDKEKSVVVLVIGESARKENFSLYGYSKNTNPLLSKVENLYHFDATSCATYTTAGVKCILEHEPTNDLYEILPNYLYRNDVEVIWRTTNWGEPPVHIEKYQDRDILKQKVKGEYTEYDEVLLAGLKEEIQGSKKNKVLVILHTSTSHGPTYNKKYPSQFEVFSPVCNSVELANCSKEELMNAYDNTIVYTDYILNKVIEDLKQLSDYKSTMLFVSDHGESLGEKNLYMHGVPMSFAPKEQYEIPFIVWVSKDSRTLKPNKDLSQQHVFHSVLNFLHIDSPIYNEAMNIYKP